The Thermodesulfobacteriota bacterium genomic sequence CGCCGGATCGCCCTGGCCGCGGTGGGCCACGAGATCGAGGCGCTGGTGCGGAAGTACGCGGCGCTCGCCCGGGTGGTGGAGTACCTCAAGGCCGTGGAAAAAGACGTCATCGACAACCTGGACGAGTTTCGCTCCGGCGGCCAGGAAGGCCCCACCCTGCCCTTTCCCTTTCGGGCGGCCCTCACCGAGAACCGCACCAAGCGCTATCAGGTGAACGTGCTCGTGAACAACAAGGGGCTGGAGGCCTCCCCGGTGGTGCACGAGTCGAACCCCACCTACCACAACCTCATCGGGCGCATCGAGCACCACGTGCAGCTCGGGGCCTTCACCACCGACTTCACCCTGGTCAAGGCGGGCGCCTTCCACCGGGCCAACGGGGGCTACCTGGTGCTCGACGCCCGGGACGTGCTCGTCAACCCCTTCGCCTACGATGCGTTGAAGCGGGTGCTCAAGGAGCGGGAGATCCGCATCGAGGAGATCGGCGAGCAGTTCCGCCTCATCTCCACCACCACACTCAAACCCGAGCCCATCCCCGCGCGGCTCAAGGTGGTGCTCCTGGGCACGCCCTGGATCTACTACCTGCTCCACCACTACGACGAGGACTTCGCCCAGCTCTTCAAGGTCAAGGGCGAGTTCTCCGACGACATGCCCCTTACCGACGAGAACCGGGAGAGCTACGCCTTCCTGGTGGCCCACCACTGCACCGAAGAGGGGCTCCTGCCCTTCCATCGGGATGCGGTGGCCGGGGTGGTGGAGGAGGGCCTGCGCTTCGCCGAGCACCAGGAGCGCCTCGCCAGCCACCACCAGGAGCTGGTGGACCTGGTGCGCGAGGCCCACCACTGGGCACGGGCCGCCGGGGCGCCGGTGGTGGGCGCCGAGCACGTGGCGCGGGCCGTGTCGGAGAAGATCGGGCGCAACAACTATCTGGAAGAGATCATCGGCCGCCTCATCGAGGAGGGCACCATCGTCATCGAGGCCGAGGGCGAGGCCGTGGGCCAGGTGAACGGGCTCTCGGTGTACGACCTGGGGGACTACGCCTTCGGCAAGCCCTCCCGCGTCACGGCCAAGGTCTTCCTGGGCAAGGAGGGGGTGGTCAACATCGAGCGCGAAAGCGAGCTCGGGGGCCGCATCCACAACAAGGGCATGCTCATCCTCCAGGGCTACTTCGGCTCCCGCTACGCCCGGCGTTTCCCCATCGCGTTCGCCGCGACCCTATGTTTCGAGCAGTCCTACGGCGGGGTGGAGGGCGACAGCGCCTCCACGGCCGAGCTGCTGGCCCTGATCTCGGCCCTGGGCGAGGTCCCCCTGCGCCAGGACCTGGCCATCACGGGATCGGTGGACCAGCGGGGCAGCATACAGGCCATCGGGGGCGTGAACCTCAAGATCGAGGGCTTCTACAAGACCTGCGTGGTCAAGGGCCTCACCGGCACCCAAGGGGTCGTCATCCCCCGGGCCAACCTGAAGAACCTCATGCTCGACTCCGAGGTGGTGGCGGCGGTGGAGGCGGGCCGATTCCACGTGTACGCCGTCGCCACCGTGGACGAGGCGCTGGAGCTCTTCACGAGGCTGCCGGCGGGAGCCGAGGACGCCTACGGCAACTACCCCGAAGGCAGCGTCAACGCCAAGGTGATGCGCCGCCTCGAGCGCCTGGCGGAGCTGTGGAAGAAGCTCCACGCGGGGGAGACCGCGTAGCCGGGCCCCATGGAAATCGGTATCGGGATCGGTTCGATAGCGATACCGATAGCGATACCGATCCCGAACGGGTGCAGGGGGTCGGGGAAGGGTTCTCCCTACTGTCGGCACTTTCCGCAGGCCGAGCACCCGGCGCAGGCGTCGAGCTCCTGCCGGCAGCGGGGGCAGATGCGCCAGCCCGGCTGCTCCAGGGGGCAGCGGCAGGAGGGGCAGGCCCGGGGAGACGACGTGGGGCTGGGAACCGGTTTCCGGAAGGGATTTCGCATGGAAGCCCCCGTCCTCAGAGGACGGCCTGGGCCACAAGGCCGCCCACGCCGAAGGCCAGGGCGCAGGCCCCGAGCCAGATGGTGGCCGCCTCGCGCACGCCCCGCTCCTTGAAGAGGATCATGAGGCTCGCGATGCACGGCACGAAAAGCGTGATCGTGACCAGGCTTACCACGGTCTGCCAGGGGCTCAGGGAGAGGTCGGTCAGGCCCGCGGCACCGAAGTCGCGCCGTACCATCCCCATCACGAAGGCCGTGGCGGCCTCCCGGGGAAGCTTGAGCCACCCCTCGGTCAGGGGCGCCAGGGCTCGCTGCCAGGCCCCCAGCCCCCCGCTCACTTGCAGCAGTGAAACCCCGAGGGCGCCTACCACGAACCAGACGTAGGCCTCCTTCATGAAAAAGAAGGTGCGCACGAAGATCTTGCGCGCCACGTTGCCCGGCCGAGGCCAGCGCATGGGGGGCAGGTCGATCAGGAGCGGCGTGCTCTTGCCGGGGATCACCCGGTGGAGCACCGTTCCCACGGCGACCAGGCAGGCGAAGATGACCAGGGCGTACACCGCGGTGTACCTGGCCCCCACCGCGGCCAGCATGCCGACGATGACCCCCAGCTGGGCCGAGCAGGGGATCACGAAGTTCAGGATCGTGGTGGCGATGGTGCGCTCCCGCTGGGAGCCGAGGATGCGGGTGGTAATGGTACCGAGCTGGACGCACCCGAACCCCAGGATCACCGGGATCACGGCGCGGCCGTTGAGCCCCAGGGAGTTCATGAGCCGGTCCAGCAGCGTGGCCAGGCGGGGCAGGTATCCCGAGTCCTCCAGGAGGGAGAGCGCCGTATAGAACCCCATAACCAGGGGCAGCAGAAGCCCCAGCAGGTAGGTCACCGTCATGGTGAGGACGCCGAACTCGCCCACCAGGATCTGTCCCAAAACCGTGGCTTCGGGCACCCACCGCCCCACCACCTCCCGGATCCACGGCTCGTAGTACCCCTGGAGGAGGGTCTCTTCGGTGAGTCCCACCACCTCCCCCGCGATCCACACCCCGATGAGCTCGTAGCAGCCCCACAGGACCAGGAACAGGATGGGGACCCCCGTGAGGGGCTCCAGGCACAGGCGCCCCAGGACGTCCCGCACCCGCGCCGAGCCCTCGGGCCGCACCACCACCCGCTCTACCAGGTCGTTGACCCGCTGCCGGCGCAGGAGATAGACGCGCTCCCGCTCCCCCAGGGGGGCGACCCCGTGGCGCTGGGCCACGACGGCGTCTCCCTCGAGCACGAGGAGCGCTTCCGGGCGCGAGTCCACCCGATCCAGGAGCCGGAGCACCTGGGCCTCCACCTCCGGATGGGCGCGGCCCGGCACCGCCCGTTCCAGGGCCTCGTAGGCCTCCCGGAGGCCCCGGCCCTTCACGGCCGCCGCGGGGATCACCGGCACCCCGAGCTCCTCCGAGAGGCGCGCCGCGTCGACCACGATGCCCGCGGCCTCCGCCTCGTCGCAGAAGTTCAGGGCCACCACGGTGGGCAACCCCATGTCGATCACCTGCAGGGTGAGGAAGAGGTCGCGCTCCAGGTGGGTCGCGTCTACGATGTTCACCACCACGTCGGCGCCCAGGATCACGTCCCGGGCCACCCGCTCCTCGTCATTGAAGGACCCCACCCCGTAGACGCCCGGGGTGTCGAACAGGGCGTCCTCCCCGACCCTTCCCCGGTGCACCTCCACCGTGGTGCCGGGAAAGTTGGAGACCTCCACGTACATGCCGCTCCACGCGCCGAAGAATACGGACTTGCCCACGTTGGGATTGCCGACGAGCACGATCTTCCGCCGCCCCGCCGCCTCTTCGAGGATCGGGGCACAGGCACCGTGGTTCACGCCCTGCTCCCCTCTCCCTCGACCTGTATGGCCCGAGCGAGCTGCCGCCCCACCGCGATCTCCTGCCCCCCGTAGCGCAGCACCAGGGGGCCGAAGGGCAGCTTGGCCTGGCAGCACACCCGGCAGCCGTCGGCGATGCCGAAGCGCAGGAGCTGAACCCGAAGGTCGGCGTCCGGGATGGCCGTCACCCGGGCCCACTCGCCCCGCCGCATATCGCTCAGACACATGTCCTGGCTCCTCTTGTTGAGAACGAATGTCAGGATAATGAGTCGGAGCGCCGGGGTCAACAACAAACTGAGAGCGATTTTCAAGAAAGCGCCGGCTGGCACGAGGCTCGGCTTGACCTCGATCAAGGCCGGCGCCCCACGGGAGGCGTATCTTCCCCCCAGACGACACCACACAGTACACAGGGCACGGAGCCCAAAGCACAGGCACAAGGGAGGCCGCCATGAAGCGCCAGATCATCCGCATCGACGAAGACAAGTGCACAGGCTGCGGCCTGTGCGTCCCCAACTGCGCCGAGGGCAGCCTGGAGATCCGCAACGGAAAGGCTGTGCTCGTCAAAGAGGCCCTGTGCGACGGCCTGGGGGCCTGCCTGGGCCACTGTCCGGAGGGGGCCCTCATCATCGAGGAGCGCGACGCCGAGGCCTTCGACGAACACCTGGTCGAGCAACGGCTGGAGGCACTGGGACGTCCCCCGCTCCACGCGCCCCAGCCGGCGGCGAAACCGCCCGTGGCGGGGGGCTGCCCCTCCGCCCGGCCCCTGAGCCTCGGCGGCGGGTGCCCGTCGGCCCAGGCGGCCACCCTGGGCGCGCGCCGGCCCGCGGCCGCCCCCGGCGGGGCGCAAATCGCTGCGCCAACGCCCTCGGAGCTCTCCCACTGGCCCGTGCAGCTGGGGCTCCTGCCTCCGACGGCGCCCTTCTTCCGCGGGGCCGAGCTCCTGCTCACCGCCGACTGCGTGCCGTTTGCCTACCCGGACTTCCACCAGAACCTGCTGCGGGGCAAGGCAGTCGCGGTGGCATGCCCCAAGCTCGACAACGCCGGAGCCCACTTCCAGAAGCTGATCCAGATCTTCCGGCAGGGAGGGCTCGCCGGGGTCACGGTGGTGCGCATGGAGGTGCCCTGCTGCGGGGGGCTGAGCGCCATGGCCGCGGAAGCCCTCAAGGAGAGCGGCGCGAACATCCCCTACCGGGAGGTGGTGATCGGACGGGACGGCACGGTGGTGGGTGACGGGTGACGGGTGACGGGTGACGGGGGAGACGTGAGACGTGAAATGTGAAACGTGAGACGTGACGGGCGCGGAGTGCCGAGTGACGCGTGAAGCGTGAGGCGGGCGTCGATCCTACTCCAACGAGCAACGGACAACGACCAACGGGCAACCTGCAACGCGCAACCCGCAACGGACCACGGACAACGGACAACGGACAACTACTATTTCCCTTGCGGCTGCCTTGCTTCTTCCGCCTCGCTGCGGCGAAGGTAGAGGGGAGCCAGGGTGGCGGGAACCCCGGCGCGGCCCTCGCGCAGGGCCTCCTCTCCCAGGAGGGCCACCTGCCCCGGGGTCACGTGCCATCGGGAGGGGGGAGCGCAGGAGAGGGCCTCTCCCAGGGCCTCCTCGAACACGGCCCGGTAGGGGCCGAGACCGGATCCCAGGGCCAGGACGGGTCCTCCCGCGGCGGCGGCCCGCGCCCGCCCGGCGAGCTCGGCCGGAGACCACGCGGCCGGGTGGACCGCCACCGCCCCGTCGCGGCCCCGATACGCGGCCCCGTAGACCTGTCGCTTGCGGGCGTCCAGAAGGGGAACGATGAGGCCGGGGAAGGGCATGGCGCCCCGCGCCAGGGCCTCCAGGGTGGAGACCCCCGCCAGCGGTCGACCCAGGGCGAAGGCGATCCCCTTGGCCGTCGCCAGGCCTACCCGGAGCCCGGTAAAGGACCCGGGGCCTATGGTGACCGCCACCGCCTCCAGCTCCCGGCGCTCCACCCCCGCGCCGGCCAGGGCTTCGTCCACCAGCGCGAAGAGCCGCTCCGAGTGGCGGTAGGCCGAGACCTCCACGAACTCCGCCACGAGCTGCCCGTCCACGAGCAGCGCCACTCCGGCGGTGGCGTCGGCGGTGTCGATGGCCAGAAGGGCGCCCACGCCGCCCTCAGCCGGTCACGAGCCGAGCCACATCGTTGTAGATCACGTACGCCATGAGCATGAGGAGGATCATGAGGCCCACCTGCTGGGCCACCTCCCGGTTGCGGATGCTCACCGGGCGCCCCCGCAGGGCCTCGATGCCGAAGAAGAGCACGTGGCCGCCGTCGAGGATGGGGATGGGCAGGAGGTTCAGGACCGCCAGGTTCACCGAGAGGACCGCCACCAGGAAGAGGAAGCTCAGGAGCCCCGCCCGGGCCGTCTCCCCGGCCATCTGGGCAATGGCGATGGGCCCCCCCAGGTTGCGGGGGCTCACCCGCCCCACCACCATCTTCCCCAGCACCTCCACGGTAAGCCAGGTCCAGCGGCCGGTCTCCCGCAGGCCCACCCAGGGCGCTTCCCAGAGGGATGACCGGCGGATCTCCACCTCCCCGGCGGGGCCGATCCCGATCATGGGCCGCTCCACCACCTCTCCCAGGAGGTTGCGCGAGGTGCGCCGGGCGGGGGCGACGGGCACGGAGAGGGCCTCTCCCTCCCGGTCCAGCACGAGGACGATCTCCCTTCCTTCGGAGCCCGCGATGGCCTCGGCCATCTCCTCCCAGGACCCCACCGCCGTACCGTCCACGGCCACCACCCGGTCGCCCGAGCGCACCCCTGCCGCAGCCGCCGGCATGTCGGGCGTGACCTCTCCGACGACGGCCTGCAGGATCGGAGTCCCCAGGAGCCCCAGGAGGGCGAAGACCACCACCGCCAGCGCGAAGTTCATGAAGGGGCCTGCCGCCACCGTGGCCAAACGGTGGGACACGGGCCGGGCGCTGAAGCTGACCCGGGTCTCCTCGGGGGGCAGCTCCTCGTCGGGGTCCTCACCATAGAGCTTGAC encodes the following:
- a CDS encoding ATP-binding protein, which encodes MTPPLEPLRLRRRVDPAAFPFETTADIEPMRKPLGQGRVLRALDFGIGVESQGYNIFVLGQPGAGKRTTVLDLLQEAAAHRPVPEDWACVFNFQDEERPLALSLPAGSAEGLRQDMEALVKSLLAEIPKAFSGDGYEKEKAAAVKAAQEEKTQVFRELETVANAHGFLVQRSAEGLALIYTHEGSPVSQEDFEKLPEAEQEAVRKAREVLQSKLRETIEAVKAIEHRAKETVKDLERRIALAAVGHEIEALVRKYAALARVVEYLKAVEKDVIDNLDEFRSGGQEGPTLPFPFRAALTENRTKRYQVNVLVNNKGLEASPVVHESNPTYHNLIGRIEHHVQLGAFTTDFTLVKAGAFHRANGGYLVLDARDVLVNPFAYDALKRVLKEREIRIEEIGEQFRLISTTTLKPEPIPARLKVVLLGTPWIYYLLHHYDEDFAQLFKVKGEFSDDMPLTDENRESYAFLVAHHCTEEGLLPFHRDAVAGVVEEGLRFAEHQERLASHHQELVDLVREAHHWARAAGAPVVGAEHVARAVSEKIGRNNYLEEIIGRLIEEGTIVIEAEGEAVGQVNGLSVYDLGDYAFGKPSRVTAKVFLGKEGVVNIERESELGGRIHNKGMLILQGYFGSRYARRFPIAFAATLCFEQSYGGVEGDSASTAELLALISALGEVPLRQDLAITGSVDQRGSIQAIGGVNLKIEGFYKTCVVKGLTGTQGVVIPRANLKNLMLDSEVVAAVEAGRFHVYAVATVDEALELFTRLPAGAEDAYGNYPEGSVNAKVMRRLERLAELWKKLHAGETA
- the feoB gene encoding ferrous iron transport protein B → MNHGACAPILEEAAGRRKIVLVGNPNVGKSVFFGAWSGMYVEVSNFPGTTVEVHRGRVGEDALFDTPGVYGVGSFNDEERVARDVILGADVVVNIVDATHLERDLFLTLQVIDMGLPTVVALNFCDEAEAAGIVVDAARLSEELGVPVIPAAAVKGRGLREAYEALERAVPGRAHPEVEAQVLRLLDRVDSRPEALLVLEGDAVVAQRHGVAPLGERERVYLLRRQRVNDLVERVVVRPEGSARVRDVLGRLCLEPLTGVPILFLVLWGCYELIGVWIAGEVVGLTEETLLQGYYEPWIREVVGRWVPEATVLGQILVGEFGVLTMTVTYLLGLLLPLVMGFYTALSLLEDSGYLPRLATLLDRLMNSLGLNGRAVIPVILGFGCVQLGTITTRILGSQRERTIATTILNFVIPCSAQLGVIVGMLAAVGARYTAVYALVIFACLVAVGTVLHRVIPGKSTPLLIDLPPMRWPRPGNVARKIFVRTFFFMKEAYVWFVVGALGVSLLQVSGGLGAWQRALAPLTEGWLKLPREAATAFVMGMVRRDFGAAGLTDLSLSPWQTVVSLVTITLFVPCIASLMILFKERGVREAATIWLGACALAFGVGGLVAQAVL
- a CDS encoding ferrous iron transport protein A; translation: MCLSDMRRGEWARVTAIPDADLRVQLLRFGIADGCRVCCQAKLPFGPLVLRYGGQEIAVGRQLARAIQVEGEGSRA
- a CDS encoding 4Fe-4S binding protein — encoded protein: MKRQIIRIDEDKCTGCGLCVPNCAEGSLEIRNGKAVLVKEALCDGLGACLGHCPEGALIIEERDAEAFDEHLVEQRLEALGRPPLHAPQPAAKPPVAGGCPSARPLSLGGGCPSAQAATLGARRPAAAPGGAQIAAPTPSELSHWPVQLGLLPPTAPFFRGAELLLTADCVPFAYPDFHQNLLRGKAVAVACPKLDNAGAHFQKLIQIFRQGGLAGVTVVRMEVPCCGGLSAMAAEALKESGANIPYREVVIGRDGTVVGDG
- the tsaB gene encoding tRNA (adenosine(37)-N6)-threonylcarbamoyltransferase complex dimerization subunit type 1 TsaB, giving the protein MGALLAIDTADATAGVALLVDGQLVAEFVEVSAYRHSERLFALVDEALAGAGVERRELEAVAVTIGPGSFTGLRVGLATAKGIAFALGRPLAGVSTLEALARGAMPFPGLIVPLLDARKRQVYGAAYRGRDGAVAVHPAAWSPAELAGRARAAAAGGPVLALGSGLGPYRAVFEEALGEALSCAPPSRWHVTPGQVALLGEEALREGRAGVPATLAPLYLRRSEAEEARQPQGK
- the rseP gene encoding RIP metalloprotease RseP; the encoded protein is MSFFHFTIPFLVLLGILIFVHELGHFLVAKRLGIRVLKFSLGFGPTLLGTKRGETEYVISAIPLGGYVKLYGEDPDEELPPEETRVSFSARPVSHRLATVAAGPFMNFALAVVVFALLGLLGTPILQAVVGEVTPDMPAAAAGVRSGDRVVAVDGTAVGSWEEMAEAIAGSEGREIVLVLDREGEALSVPVAPARRTSRNLLGEVVERPMIGIGPAGEVEIRRSSLWEAPWVGLRETGRWTWLTVEVLGKMVVGRVSPRNLGGPIAIAQMAGETARAGLLSFLFLVAVLSVNLAVLNLLPIPILDGGHVLFFGIEALRGRPVSIRNREVAQQVGLMILLMLMAYVIYNDVARLVTG